The following coding sequences are from one Frigoribacterium sp. Leaf415 window:
- a CDS encoding T6SS immunity protein Tdi1 domain-containing protein: MPGPPLSSASLDAAVERLPDDVVALWRDHGLGATADGYLRIVDPTAWQDVLAEVAPRFAAATPLMSSALGDLVVWLDGRAHLLEFRRGTSRIIANRLSTLLVILGYESFLADPDYFDWSPFPEARERLGVPRSHECFGFSPLLALGGRRSAASLEVVDMREHVLLISSVAGPLP, encoded by the coding sequence ATGCCAGGGCCTCCACTGTCCTCCGCCAGCCTCGACGCCGCTGTCGAGCGTCTTCCCGACGACGTCGTGGCCCTGTGGCGTGACCACGGGCTGGGCGCGACGGCTGACGGGTACCTGCGCATCGTCGACCCCACCGCGTGGCAGGACGTCCTCGCCGAGGTCGCACCTCGATTCGCGGCGGCCACGCCCCTGATGTCGTCCGCCCTCGGAGACCTGGTCGTCTGGCTCGACGGCCGAGCGCACCTCCTCGAATTCCGACGGGGCACGAGCCGGATCATCGCCAACAGGCTCTCGACGCTCCTCGTCATCCTCGGCTACGAGTCGTTCCTGGCCGACCCCGACTACTTCGACTGGAGCCCTTTCCCGGAGGCGCGGGAGCGTCTCGGGGTGCCCCGCTCCCACGAATGCTTCGGTTTCAGCCCGCTGCTCGCCCTCGGAGGCCGACGATCTGCTGCGTCCCTCGAGGTCGTCGACATGCGCGAGCACGTCCTCCTGATCTCCTCCGTCGCGGGCCCACTGCCGTGA
- a CDS encoding DUF6177 family protein: MSDSRATTLPHPLADASGPGWIATVSTAPVVGLTSGRQALLTDATRAGVRVVVVTHDDARLSWALYQALRLVAGAWLVRDADGHLRHAIGGARVGSYDEALLDPLTDPVDRAAGVTAPADQLALLPQPAVETTRPWLQFSVAVHHTARAEALTGSTTEALVTAVAGVAPTVWGTSEPPATVWDRGRITALARARMPRDSRVHVAGSAPDGTVWTGTIRIARSETGLTEETRLLFALPEATGVDDATRASSALRSLSERQQVLLATAWSLRGAADATITPYRPTTPQPLAAVVGARAVRRLGLDAASFAVEHGGTTTGNARTPSLVVPFGADATRWQRFAAALDAIGPGVVADALVPPAVRRAP, translated from the coding sequence GTGAGCGACTCACGGGCGACGACCCTGCCCCACCCGCTCGCCGACGCGAGCGGGCCGGGGTGGATCGCGACGGTCAGCACCGCCCCCGTCGTCGGCCTGACCTCGGGGCGGCAGGCCCTGCTCACCGACGCGACCCGCGCCGGTGTCCGCGTCGTCGTCGTCACCCACGACGACGCCCGGCTGAGCTGGGCGTTGTACCAGGCCCTGCGCCTCGTCGCCGGGGCCTGGCTGGTGCGCGACGCCGACGGCCACCTCCGCCACGCGATCGGCGGTGCCCGGGTGGGGTCGTACGACGAGGCCCTGCTCGATCCCCTCACCGACCCGGTCGACCGGGCGGCCGGCGTCACGGCGCCCGCCGACCAGCTCGCGCTGCTGCCGCAGCCGGCCGTCGAGACCACGCGCCCCTGGCTGCAGTTCTCCGTGGCCGTGCACCACACGGCCAGGGCCGAGGCCCTGACCGGCTCGACGACGGAGGCGCTGGTCACCGCGGTCGCGGGCGTCGCGCCCACCGTGTGGGGCACCTCCGAACCCCCCGCCACCGTCTGGGACCGAGGTCGCATCACGGCCCTGGCCCGGGCGCGCATGCCGCGGGACTCCCGGGTGCACGTCGCGGGCTCCGCACCCGACGGCACGGTCTGGACCGGCACGATCCGCATCGCGCGCAGCGAGACCGGCCTGACCGAAGAGACGCGGCTGCTGTTCGCGCTGCCCGAGGCGACCGGCGTCGACGACGCGACCCGCGCCTCCTCGGCTCTGCGCAGCCTGTCCGAGCGGCAGCAGGTGCTGCTGGCGACGGCGTGGAGCCTGCGCGGCGCCGCCGACGCGACCATCACGCCCTACCGCCCCACCACGCCGCAGCCCCTCGCCGCGGTGGTCGGCGCGCGGGCCGTGCGCCGCCTGGGCCTCGACGCGGCCTCGTTCGCCGTCGAACACGGCGGGACCACGACCGGCAACGCCCGCACCCCCTCGCTCGTGGTGCCGTTCGGCGCCGACGCGACCCGGTGGCAGCGCTTCGCGGCGGCCCTCGACGCGATCGGCCCGGGGGTCGTCGCGGACGCCCTCGTCCCTCCGGCGGTGCGCCGTGCCCCGTGA
- a CDS encoding FHA domain-containing protein FhaB/FipA gives MTSALTLLVLHFGFLAVLWLFVFVIVFALRSDLFGQRARKMPADATPGKASSTATAPPAPAPRAAPAAPVPTPQGDGRATRLVITKGAKAGLEMPLGDGPLTIGRSQESNLVIRDDYTSTHHARLMLWNGRWVVQDLDSTNGTFLAGDRVSVPTPVPTGATVTIGQTSFELRR, from the coding sequence ATGACCTCAGCCCTGACCCTCCTGGTGCTCCACTTCGGCTTCCTGGCCGTCCTGTGGCTGTTCGTCTTCGTGATCGTGTTCGCGCTGAGAAGCGACCTGTTCGGGCAGCGGGCGCGCAAGATGCCCGCCGACGCCACACCCGGCAAGGCGAGCTCGACCGCCACCGCGCCTCCTGCACCCGCTCCGCGCGCCGCGCCCGCCGCGCCGGTGCCGACCCCGCAGGGTGACGGCCGCGCCACGCGCCTCGTCATCACCAAGGGCGCCAAGGCGGGCCTCGAGATGCCGCTCGGCGACGGTCCGCTCACGATCGGGCGATCGCAAGAGAGCAACCTCGTGATCCGCGACGACTACACCTCGACCCACCACGCGCGCCTCATGCTCTGGAACGGCCGCTGGGTCGTCCAAGACCTCGACTCCACCAACGGCACGTTCCTCGCCGGTGATCGCGTGTCGGTCCCCACCCCCGTGCCCACGGGCGCGACCGTGACGATCGGGCAGACGAGCTTCGAGCTCCGGCGGTAG
- a CDS encoding FhaA domain-containing protein, translating into MGLLDNFERGLERAVNGAFAKTFRSGVQPLEITNALRRELDTKAAVVSRDRILVPNELQVRLAPIDYDKMSAIGPALIDELTQLTQRHATAQGYQFAGPLGIRLREDDSLSVGIMTVDSRNLRGEVQWKPFVEIDGKRRELSGARTIIGRGSDADITVQDTGTSRQHVEILWDGSRAQVRDLGSTNGSKLNGNPLTKAPLQPDSVIQIGRTRIVFRVLPQSSTPDPFDGPDSTGGRR; encoded by the coding sequence ATGGGACTGCTCGACAATTTCGAACGCGGGTTGGAGCGTGCCGTCAACGGTGCCTTCGCCAAGACGTTCCGTTCGGGCGTGCAACCACTCGAGATCACGAACGCGCTGCGCCGCGAGCTCGACACCAAGGCTGCCGTGGTCTCGCGCGACCGGATCCTCGTGCCCAACGAGTTGCAGGTCCGCCTGGCTCCGATCGACTACGACAAGATGTCGGCCATCGGTCCGGCCCTGATCGACGAGCTCACCCAGCTGACGCAGCGCCACGCCACCGCCCAGGGGTACCAGTTCGCCGGCCCGCTCGGCATCCGCCTACGTGAGGACGACTCGCTGAGCGTCGGCATCATGACCGTCGACTCGCGCAACCTGCGCGGCGAGGTGCAGTGGAAGCCGTTCGTCGAGATCGACGGCAAGCGCCGCGAGCTCAGCGGCGCCCGCACCATCATCGGCCGCGGCAGCGACGCCGACATCACCGTGCAAGACACGGGGACGTCCCGCCAGCACGTCGAGATCCTGTGGGACGGTTCGCGGGCCCAGGTCCGCGACCTCGGTTCGACGAACGGCTCGAAACTCAACGGCAACCCGCTGACGAAGGCCCCGCTGCAGCCCGATTCGGTGATCCAGATCGGTCGTACGCGTATCGTGTTCCGCGTGCTCCCCCAGTCATCGACGCCCGACCCCTTCGACGGGCCCGACTCGACGGGTGGCCGACGATGA
- a CDS encoding PP2C family protein-serine/threonine phosphatase has protein sequence MTTHAKSAALSNVGKIRSNNQDSGYAGTQLFVVADGMGGHAGGDVASAIAIRRIRETDRVYTSPGDAEFALQSSLIAANQLLAETVFEHQELTGMGTTVSAMLRVGDSMAIAHIGDSRIYLFREGELSQITADHTFVQRLVDSGRITPEEAAVHPRRSVLMRVLGDVDAAPEIDTATLGTQPGDRWLICSDGLSSYLAEERIKKALAMGLDAEQTARRLVKETLDHGAPDNVTVVIVDVDESGDSALDEPVTVGSAAAPLSFDSDAGRKQLRLPTILLHPLKVATTPEDSHFEPESDEYLAELIAEDKRRRRRRRVTWLTALVVAIAALVAGLVLTYQWTQDHYYVGEERGTVVIYKGVQQSLGPIGLSSVYETTDVQVDDLPNYTQTTVEDTINAGSLADARAIVERLADASNP, from the coding sequence ATGACGACGCACGCCAAGAGTGCCGCTCTGTCCAACGTGGGCAAGATCCGGTCCAACAACCAAGACAGCGGCTACGCCGGCACGCAGCTGTTCGTCGTGGCCGACGGCATGGGCGGGCACGCGGGCGGCGACGTGGCCTCGGCCATCGCGATCCGACGGATCCGCGAGACCGACCGCGTCTACACCTCGCCGGGTGACGCCGAGTTCGCATTGCAGTCGTCGCTGATCGCGGCGAACCAGCTGCTGGCCGAGACCGTCTTCGAGCACCAAGAGCTCACCGGCATGGGCACCACCGTCAGCGCCATGCTGCGCGTCGGTGACAGCATGGCGATCGCCCACATCGGCGACTCGCGCATCTACCTGTTCCGCGAGGGCGAGCTCAGCCAGATCACGGCCGACCACACCTTCGTGCAGCGCCTGGTCGACAGCGGTCGCATCACGCCCGAAGAGGCGGCGGTCCACCCGCGACGCAGCGTGCTGATGCGCGTGCTCGGCGACGTCGACGCGGCCCCCGAGATCGACACGGCCACCCTCGGCACGCAGCCCGGCGACCGCTGGCTGATCTGCTCGGACGGCCTCAGCAGCTACCTCGCCGAGGAGCGCATCAAGAAGGCGCTGGCCATGGGCCTCGACGCCGAGCAGACCGCCCGGCGCCTGGTGAAAGAGACGCTCGACCACGGCGCCCCCGACAACGTGACCGTGGTCATCGTCGACGTCGACGAGTCGGGCGACTCGGCCCTCGACGAGCCCGTCACGGTCGGGTCGGCCGCCGCGCCCCTCAGCTTCGACAGCGACGCCGGCCGCAAGCAGCTGCGCCTGCCGACGATCCTGCTGCACCCGCTCAAGGTCGCCACGACGCCGGAGGACAGCCACTTCGAGCCCGAGAGCGACGAGTACCTCGCCGAGCTCATCGCCGAAGACAAGCGTCGCCGTCGCCGTCGCCGCGTCACCTGGCTGACCGCCCTCGTCGTGGCGATCGCCGCGCTCGTCGCCGGGCTCGTGCTGACCTACCAGTGGACGCAGGACCACTACTACGTGGGCGAAGAGCGGGGCACGGTCGTCATCTACAAGGGCGTCCAGCAGAGCCTCGGGCCGATCGGCCTCTCGAGCGTCTACGAGACCACCGACGTCCAGGTCGACGACCTGCCGAACTACACGCAGACCACCGTCGAGGACACCATCAACGCCGGCTCCCTCGCGGACGCCCGGGCGATCGTCGAGAGGTTGGCCGATGCCAGCAACCCCTGA
- a CDS encoding FtsW/RodA/SpoVE family cell cycle protein, giving the protein MTQAITVRLREPARLRNLELLMLLIACGVAAGAMVLVQLGATGEVDPTVLIAGSMVLGLALIFHVVLRVVAREADPFVMPIAVTLNGIGIAMIYRLDLAEGREGWGALGIKQMVWTVLAMVISLAVLLVIRNYRVLSRYRYIAMFVSIVLLLLPLLPGIGREGLNARVWIDIGPFSFQPGEIAKITLAIFFAGYLVTARDNLSLMGPKILGMRFPRPRDLGPILIVWLVAMGVLIFQRDLGTSLLYFGLFLVMIYVGTGRASWIILGVGLFVGGALVASTFLGYVQGRFAAWLNPFAQSEYDAVGGSFQLVQGLFGLANGGLIGTGLGQGRPQTTPLAESDYIFASLGEELGLTGLFAILALYLLLVSRGFRIGFVGQDDFGRMLGVGVAFVVALQVFVVMGGVTRVIPLTGLTAPFLAAGGSSLVANWIIVALLLRLSDSVRNQPRLVIG; this is encoded by the coding sequence ATGACGCAGGCGATCACGGTGCGCCTGCGCGAACCCGCACGTCTGCGCAACCTCGAACTGCTCATGCTGCTGATCGCCTGCGGCGTCGCGGCCGGAGCGATGGTTCTGGTCCAGCTCGGCGCGACCGGCGAGGTCGACCCGACCGTGCTGATCGCCGGCTCGATGGTGCTCGGCCTGGCCCTGATCTTCCACGTGGTCCTGCGCGTCGTCGCCCGCGAGGCCGACCCGTTCGTCATGCCGATCGCCGTGACCCTGAACGGCATCGGCATCGCCATGATCTACCGACTCGACCTGGCCGAGGGCCGCGAGGGCTGGGGTGCCCTGGGCATCAAGCAGATGGTCTGGACCGTCCTCGCCATGGTGATCTCCCTCGCCGTGCTGCTCGTGATCCGCAACTACCGGGTGCTCTCCCGCTACCGCTACATCGCGATGTTCGTGTCGATCGTCCTGCTGCTGCTGCCCCTGCTGCCGGGCATCGGGCGCGAGGGGCTGAACGCCCGCGTGTGGATCGACATCGGCCCGTTCTCGTTCCAGCCGGGTGAGATCGCCAAGATCACGCTGGCGATCTTCTTCGCCGGCTACCTCGTCACCGCCCGCGACAACCTCTCGCTGATGGGGCCGAAGATCCTCGGCATGCGGTTCCCGCGCCCGCGCGACCTCGGGCCGATCCTGATCGTCTGGCTCGTCGCCATGGGCGTCCTGATCTTCCAGCGCGACCTCGGCACCTCGCTGCTCTACTTCGGCCTCTTCCTGGTGATGATCTACGTCGGCACCGGCCGCGCGAGCTGGATCATCCTCGGCGTCGGGCTGTTCGTCGGCGGCGCCCTCGTCGCGAGCACCTTCCTGGGCTACGTGCAGGGCCGCTTCGCCGCCTGGCTCAACCCGTTCGCCCAGTCTGAGTACGACGCCGTCGGCGGGTCGTTCCAGCTCGTGCAGGGCCTGTTCGGCCTGGCGAACGGCGGGCTGATCGGCACCGGCCTCGGTCAGGGCCGACCCCAGACCACCCCGCTCGCCGAGAGCGACTACATCTTCGCCTCGCTCGGTGAAGAACTCGGCCTGACCGGGCTCTTCGCCATCCTGGCGCTCTACCTCCTGCTCGTCTCCCGCGGGTTCCGCATCGGCTTCGTCGGACAGGACGACTTCGGTCGCATGCTCGGGGTCGGCGTCGCCTTCGTCGTGGCCCTGCAGGTCTTCGTGGTCATGGGCGGCGTGACGAGGGTGATCCCGCTCACGGGCCTCACCGCTCCCTTCCTCGCCGCGGGCGGCTCGTCGCTCGTGGCGAACTGGATCATCGTGGCCCTGCTGCTGCGACTGTCCGACTCCGTGCGCAACCAACCGAGGCTGGTGATCGGCTGA
- a CDS encoding pore-forming ESAT-6 family protein, whose protein sequence is MANATDRRDFDLGASGNAQDNFNAVASRLEALITQRDSDVKTAMADYQADGSSEEYAGKEQRWNRVATEVRTIINTLRQSLASNDESAQTAMQRAKAAVDGI, encoded by the coding sequence ATGGCCAACGCAACCGACCGCCGCGACTTCGACCTCGGAGCCTCGGGCAATGCCCAGGACAACTTCAACGCCGTCGCGAGCCGCCTCGAGGCGCTCATCACGCAGCGCGACTCCGACGTCAAGACCGCCATGGCGGACTACCAGGCCGACGGCTCCAGCGAGGAGTACGCGGGCAAGGAGCAGCGCTGGAACCGCGTCGCCACCGAGGTGCGCACGATCATCAACACCCTCCGCCAGTCGCTCGCGTCGAACGACGAGTCGGCCCAGACCGCCATGCAGCGGGCCAAGGCCGCCGTCGACGGCATCTAG
- a CDS encoding DUF6507 family protein, translating to MSSWSIQTDGVVSVLTKVQGSAETFAATFTGVETAQTELNAGVGSDILVSSAVAVVDLISSETNRVQGINARILACATGAGDATLAYVNGDEEMAAQTQAAAVQAAESGDLSFFEGGR from the coding sequence ATGAGCTCGTGGAGCATCCAGACCGACGGCGTGGTGAGCGTCCTGACCAAGGTGCAGGGCTCGGCCGAGACGTTCGCGGCGACCTTCACCGGCGTCGAGACAGCCCAGACCGAGCTGAACGCCGGCGTGGGCAGCGACATCCTCGTGTCGTCGGCCGTGGCCGTCGTCGACCTGATCTCGTCCGAGACGAACCGCGTGCAGGGCATCAACGCGCGCATCCTCGCCTGCGCGACCGGGGCGGGTGACGCGACGCTGGCCTACGTGAACGGCGACGAGGAGATGGCCGCGCAGACGCAGGCCGCCGCCGTGCAGGCCGCCGAGTCGGGCGACCTCAGCTTCTTCGAGGGGGGTCGCTGA
- a CDS encoding WXG100 family type VII secretion target has protein sequence MMKFAMGSETLTQLSQKTSGAGDDLGALVRQLADAAAPLEGRFNGAGRAAFDRFKGEVDGISVELNAALSSVLTGITGQNRAFVEGEQQIADETTSAQSGAGFESARFGGSRA, from the coding sequence ATGATGAAGTTCGCCATGGGGAGCGAGACCCTCACGCAACTGAGCCAGAAGACGAGCGGGGCCGGCGACGACCTCGGTGCGCTCGTCCGCCAGCTCGCCGACGCGGCCGCGCCGCTCGAAGGCCGCTTCAACGGAGCCGGCCGCGCCGCCTTCGACCGGTTCAAGGGCGAGGTCGACGGCATCTCCGTCGAGCTCAACGCCGCCCTGTCGTCGGTGCTGACCGGCATCACGGGCCAGAACCGTGCCTTCGTCGAGGGTGAGCAGCAGATCGCCGACGAGACCACCTCGGCCCAGTCCGGTGCCGGATTCGAGAGCGCCCGCTTCGGCGGATCGCGCGCATAA
- a CDS encoding DNA/RNA non-specific endonuclease — MATKGSLIAPSEFYGLDIVPESIASAAEGYKTTSTAVTTNAEAVMTDWSGLSASYTAPEGPQLFASMDPVRTDAEAVAGKLSTVADLLETLAESVTAPVARIKELVTEANAFRASVAGGVTLDFYDPDNPLFQASQMSGGGVPIVPEGQGETTIPWNEHTPSVERNNELQSQYNAEIAKIDAARVEFENGVNALRDDLCVAPQTAVTGEQLDLAEDNPWGAQGKGERSCQESVGDGLVEFGTSFVEGTVSLVGFDAANGWKHDWSFAGEAWTGMLTGLGALAITVAFPVAPALANLPDSAVPESLRGLRDNYKQTMDGMVGGIVGTPEQWEEDPVAAGTFAVANVASFFIPGAGQVGAGLKVGSGAARAATLTGRLAEVAEDASHLPKGLSRVEDLVAEFGEHAGGLSKLDDLDGLTDTMAALERMTDVEFSGLTGALKAGETVDFGSLSKLEDFADYGDLGRTAEEARAASATHADASAHAGGGTGSDPAAGAARAADPGSGGTTLLERGDGGGASDAGRADGAGSSDAGRADGPGTSDAGRADGPGTDEPGRADGPVDGAGATPDRSAGGGHDTDIGELDLSGPDRTPTPTEPTPHATPAVEHHVTVSGSDLPTKEKPFAHGQVLAPDTAYTVPGRGVFSTDATGRIVHVETEYGGKGNLNYDLMEPAADTTYVVGGKHVYVTDHASRTVLAEFDDLQLGDADRSESVQKRIGKEGGVGYEGGHLLANMFGGGGEKINIVPMLREVNRGRGHSFGNLERELRQALTASDGGAADLKVLPEYEGTNTVPTGVQVKIQAHGQPLRQEFYDNVR; from the coding sequence ATGGCCACGAAGGGGTCGCTGATCGCACCGTCCGAGTTCTACGGTCTCGACATCGTGCCCGAGTCGATCGCGTCGGCGGCGGAGGGCTACAAGACCACGTCGACCGCGGTCACGACGAACGCCGAGGCCGTGATGACCGACTGGTCGGGGCTGTCCGCGTCGTACACCGCACCCGAGGGGCCGCAGTTGTTCGCCTCGATGGACCCGGTGCGCACCGACGCCGAGGCCGTCGCCGGCAAGCTCTCCACGGTGGCCGACCTCCTCGAGACGCTCGCCGAGTCGGTCACGGCACCGGTCGCGCGCATCAAAGAGCTCGTGACCGAGGCGAACGCCTTCCGCGCGTCGGTGGCCGGCGGCGTGACCCTCGACTTCTACGACCCCGACAACCCGCTCTTCCAGGCCAGCCAGATGAGCGGCGGCGGGGTGCCGATCGTGCCCGAGGGCCAGGGCGAGACGACCATCCCGTGGAACGAGCACACACCGTCGGTCGAGCGCAACAACGAGCTGCAGTCGCAGTACAACGCCGAGATCGCGAAGATCGACGCGGCCCGGGTCGAGTTCGAGAACGGCGTCAACGCCCTGCGTGACGACCTCTGCGTGGCTCCGCAGACCGCCGTGACGGGTGAGCAGCTCGACCTCGCCGAGGACAACCCGTGGGGTGCCCAGGGCAAGGGCGAGCGGTCGTGCCAGGAGTCGGTCGGCGACGGACTCGTCGAGTTCGGCACCAGCTTCGTCGAGGGCACCGTGTCGCTCGTCGGCTTCGACGCCGCGAACGGCTGGAAGCACGACTGGTCGTTCGCCGGCGAGGCGTGGACCGGCATGCTGACCGGTCTCGGCGCCCTCGCCATCACGGTGGCCTTCCCGGTGGCGCCCGCCCTGGCGAACCTGCCCGACTCGGCCGTACCGGAATCGCTGCGCGGCCTCCGCGACAACTACAAGCAGACGATGGACGGCATGGTCGGCGGAATCGTCGGCACGCCCGAGCAGTGGGAAGAGGACCCGGTCGCCGCCGGCACCTTCGCGGTGGCGAACGTCGCCTCGTTCTTCATCCCGGGTGCGGGCCAGGTCGGAGCGGGCCTCAAGGTCGGGTCGGGCGCGGCCCGGGCGGCGACCCTCACCGGCCGGCTGGCCGAGGTGGCGGAGGACGCGTCGCACCTGCCGAAGGGCCTGTCACGGGTCGAGGACCTCGTCGCGGAGTTCGGCGAGCACGCCGGCGGCCTGTCGAAACTCGACGACCTCGACGGTCTGACCGACACGATGGCCGCCCTCGAGCGCATGACCGACGTCGAGTTCTCCGGTCTCACCGGCGCCCTGAAGGCGGGCGAGACCGTCGACTTCGGCTCGCTGTCGAAGCTCGAGGACTTCGCCGACTACGGCGACCTCGGTCGAACAGCCGAGGAGGCGCGGGCCGCGTCCGCCACGCACGCCGACGCGTCCGCCCACGCGGGTGGTGGCACCGGCTCCGACCCGGCCGCCGGTGCCGCCCGCGCCGCCGACCCCGGATCGGGCGGCACGACGCTGCTCGAACGTGGCGACGGCGGCGGGGCGTCCGATGCCGGTCGGGCCGACGGTGCCGGATCGAGCGATGCAGGTCGGGCCGACGGCCCTGGGACGAGCGACGCAGGTCGCGCGGACGGCCCTGGGACGGACGAGCCCGGTCGGGCCGACGGTCCCGTCGACGGCGCGGGTGCAACCCCTGACCGGTCAGCCGGTGGCGGCCATGACACGGACATCGGGGAGCTCGACCTGTCGGGCCCTGACCGGACGCCCACCCCGACCGAACCGACGCCGCACGCCACACCGGCCGTCGAGCACCACGTGACGGTCTCGGGCTCCGACCTGCCGACGAAGGAGAAGCCGTTCGCCCACGGTCAGGTCCTCGCCCCGGACACGGCGTACACGGTGCCTGGCCGGGGTGTGTTCTCGACCGACGCGACAGGTCGCATCGTCCACGTCGAGACCGAGTACGGCGGCAAGGGCAACCTGAACTACGACCTCATGGAGCCTGCCGCGGACACGACCTACGTCGTCGGTGGAAAGCACGTCTACGTCACCGACCATGCCAGCCGCACGGTGCTCGCCGAGTTCGACGACCTCCAGCTCGGCGATGCCGACCGGTCCGAGTCGGTGCAGAAGCGCATCGGCAAGGAGGGCGGTGTCGGGTACGAGGGAGGCCACCTCCTGGCCAACATGTTCGGCGGCGGCGGCGAGAAGATCAACATCGTGCCGATGCTCCGAGAGGTCAATCGCGGCCGGGGCCACTCCTTCGGTAACCTCGAACGCGAACTCCGGCAAGCCCTGACCGCGTCCGACGGAGGCGCCGCCGACCTCAAAGTGCTTCCGGAGTACGAGGGCACGAACACAGTCCCGACCGGTGTCCAAGTCAAGATCCAGGCTCACGGTCAACCGCTACGACAGGAGTTCTACGACAATGTCCGGTGA